A stretch of the bacterium genome encodes the following:
- a CDS encoding methylated-DNA--[protein]-cysteine S-methyltransferase, with the protein MRCASTERGLAYVHLPRAGGRGLDGWRRRHAPDAEPITAWEPNRVAIQQITEFLEGKRSSFDLPLDLRATPFQHLVYQALLEIPYGETRTYAEIARSIGQPKAVRAVGTANGANPISLVVPCHRVVATGGKLGGYAGGLPMKKQLLAMEHAKPLAGNLL; encoded by the coding sequence ATGCGCTGCGCCTCCACCGAGCGCGGCCTGGCCTACGTCCACCTGCCCCGGGCCGGAGGGCGCGGGCTGGATGGCTGGCGGCGCCGGCACGCCCCCGACGCCGAGCCGATCACGGCCTGGGAGCCGAACCGGGTGGCCATCCAGCAGATCACCGAGTTCCTGGAGGGCAAGCGCTCCAGTTTCGATCTGCCCCTCGATCTGCGCGCGACTCCCTTTCAGCACCTCGTCTACCAGGCGCTGCTCGAGATTCCGTACGGCGAGACACGCACCTATGCCGAGATCGCCCGCAGCATCGGCCAGCCCAAGGCGGTGCGCGCCGTCGGCACGGCCAACGGCGCGAACCCGATCTCCCTTGTCGTCCCCTGCCACCGGGTCGTCGCCACCGGAGGCAAGCTCGGCGGCTACGCCGGCGGTCTGCCGATGAAGAAGCAGCTCCTGGCGATGGAGCACGCCAAGCCGCTAGCGGGCAACCTGCTCTAG